The Parabacteroides sp. AD58 genome includes a window with the following:
- the thiL gene encoding thiamine-phosphate kinase yields MSARTEIATLGEFGLIRHLTENIKLKNDSTLKGVGDDAAVLDYGDKLTLVTTDLLLEGVHFDLTYVPLKHLGYKSAVVNFSDIYAMNGRPRQITVSIGLSKRFSVEDMEELYSGIRLACDVYGVDLVGGDTSASLTGLSISITCIGEGEKGKVVYRNGAHETDLICVSGDLGAAYMGLQLLEREKRVFQGEKDFTPDFSGKEYLLERQLKPEARKDIIEKLREANVLPTAMMDVSDGLSSELLHISKESHVGCRVYEDRIPIDYQTAVMAEQFNMNLVTAALNGGEDYELLFTVPLTDHEKVSEMEGIKVIGHITKPELGSYLVGRDDGEVELKAQGWNSLS; encoded by the coding sequence ATGAGTGCAAGAACAGAAATAGCAACATTGGGCGAATTTGGATTGATTCGTCATCTGACTGAAAATATAAAACTGAAGAATGACAGTACGTTAAAAGGCGTTGGTGACGATGCGGCGGTACTGGATTATGGGGATAAACTGACGTTGGTGACAACAGATCTGTTGCTCGAAGGCGTTCATTTTGATTTAACGTATGTCCCGTTGAAACACTTGGGATACAAATCGGCGGTAGTCAACTTCTCCGATATTTATGCCATGAATGGCCGTCCACGGCAGATTACGGTGTCAATCGGTCTGTCTAAGCGTTTTTCTGTTGAAGACATGGAAGAACTGTACAGTGGCATTCGTCTGGCCTGCGATGTATATGGCGTTGATCTGGTTGGTGGTGATACTTCTGCGTCGCTGACAGGCTTGAGCATCAGCATTACATGCATCGGCGAGGGCGAGAAAGGCAAGGTGGTGTATCGGAATGGAGCGCATGAAACCGATTTGATCTGCGTTTCGGGCGATTTAGGCGCTGCTTATATGGGACTTCAGTTATTGGAGCGTGAAAAGCGCGTTTTCCAGGGAGAAAAAGATTTTACTCCTGATTTTTCAGGAAAGGAATATTTGCTGGAGCGTCAGTTAAAACCCGAAGCCCGCAAGGATATCATTGAAAAACTGCGGGAGGCGAATGTCCTGCCGACGGCCATGATGGATGTCTCTGACGGCCTGTCTTCCGAATTGCTGCATATTTCGAAGGAAAGCCATGTTGGCTGCCGGGTTTATGAGGATCGGATACCGATTGATTATCAGACAGCTGTGATGGCAGAACAGTTTAATATGAATCTGGTTACGGCTGCTTTGAACGGGGGAGAAGATTATGAACTGCTCTTCACCGTGCCTTTGACAGATCATGAAAAGGTATCTGAGATGGAAGGTATAAAGGTGATAGGTCATATTACAAAGCCGGAACTGGGGAGTTATCTGGTAGGTCGTGACGACGGTGAAGTGGAACTGAAGGCCCAGGGTTGGAATTCCCTGAGCTGA
- the lpxK gene encoding tetraacyldisaccharide 4'-kinase, with amino-acid sequence MSDNFSTNKYAFWLWPFTFLYGIGVFVRNQLFDWGIKKSHRYPVPVICVGNLAVGGTGKTPHIEYLVRLLKEKYRVAVVSRGYKRTSKGFVLAAPQHTYREIGDEPYQIYHKYPDILVAVDGNRCRAIEKLLALPDHQRPEVILLDDAFQHRYVKPSFSILLTDYNRMFYQDRLLPAGRLREPASGRERADAVVVTKTLPDLKPLEFRITETNMQLQAHQQVFFSYVGYDPVCSLLSASQKLPFIPTADDAVLVVSGIANPEPFVAEVRKWKWQVETLSFPDHHDFKEADVRSIMQSFQRLKGKHKIILTTEKDAVRLLHNKYITREQKKWIYFLPIAISFSDKEKEAFDNMIIKHIQTFQQNKILW; translated from the coding sequence ATGTCAGATAATTTTTCTACTAATAAATATGCTTTCTGGTTGTGGCCTTTTACTTTTCTCTACGGAATAGGGGTTTTCGTTCGGAATCAGTTGTTCGACTGGGGAATCAAGAAAAGCCATAGATATCCTGTGCCGGTTATCTGTGTGGGTAATTTGGCTGTTGGAGGAACAGGAAAGACACCGCATATTGAATACCTTGTGCGGCTGCTGAAAGAGAAATACCGGGTGGCTGTTGTCAGCCGGGGATATAAACGTACAAGCAAGGGGTTTGTATTGGCTGCCCCGCAACATACCTACCGGGAAATAGGCGATGAGCCGTATCAGATCTACCATAAATATCCCGATATCTTGGTCGCTGTAGACGGAAACCGTTGCCGGGCTATCGAAAAGCTGTTAGCTTTGCCCGATCATCAGCGGCCGGAGGTAATTTTGCTGGATGATGCCTTCCAACACCGGTATGTAAAACCTTCATTTTCAATTTTGCTGACAGACTATAACCGGATGTTCTATCAGGATCGTCTGTTACCGGCAGGGCGTTTGCGTGAGCCTGCCTCGGGCCGTGAACGGGCGGATGCCGTAGTTGTGACCAAGACTCTGCCTGATTTAAAGCCGCTTGAATTTCGGATAACGGAGACAAACATGCAGCTTCAGGCACATCAGCAGGTCTTTTTTTCATACGTGGGTTATGATCCGGTCTGTTCCCTGTTGTCGGCGTCGCAAAAACTTCCTTTTATCCCCACTGCCGATGATGCGGTATTGGTGGTAAGTGGTATAGCGAATCCGGAACCTTTTGTGGCCGAAGTACGGAAATGGAAATGGCAGGTTGAAACACTGTCTTTCCCGGATCACCATGATTTTAAGGAAGCGGATGTCCGTTCTATTATGCAGTCTTTTCAGCGTCTGAAAGGAAAGCATAAAATCATTTTGACGACCGAGAAGGATGCTGTCCGGCTATTGCATAACAAATACATAACCAGGGAACAGAAAAAATGGATTTATTTTCTTCCGATCGCCATTTCTTTTTCAGACAAAGAAAAGGAAGCTTTTGATAATATGATAATAAAACATATACAAACATTCCAACAGAATAAAATTTTGTGGTAA
- a CDS encoding DUF4922 domain-containing protein has translation MSALQDEVLRMLERQLKEWSLAAQNYEALNQVMTHEVSLGDTTVRVQFNPARSVLTAAKVDKESIRLRPCFLCPDHLPSEQLRLSFQNRYLILCNPYAIFHKHLTIPACEHAPQRIQTRLADMLELSRLLPDFTLFYNGPRCGASAPDHAHFQAASWGDMPIDRETDTHTRLLLERKDASLYALHLGSRNGFVIRSSSIPEAVGLFDSLCSWLPVPAEGEEPMMNLFAHADESGWRLTVLVRRCHRPWQYTAAEPGRFLSSPGAADLGGVFITVRESDFRRADATMIDDIYQQVCFRAEELERQIAEKIGK, from the coding sequence ATGAGTGCCTTACAAGATGAAGTCCTGCGTATGCTGGAGCGGCAGCTGAAGGAATGGAGCCTGGCTGCCCAGAATTATGAAGCCCTGAACCAGGTTATGACACACGAAGTGTCGCTGGGCGATACGACGGTTCGTGTGCAGTTCAATCCGGCACGGAGTGTATTGACGGCGGCGAAGGTCGACAAGGAAAGTATCAGGCTGCGGCCCTGTTTCCTGTGTCCGGATCATTTGCCTTCCGAGCAGTTGCGCCTGTCGTTTCAGAACCGTTATCTGATTTTGTGTAATCCTTATGCGATATTCCACAAGCATCTGACGATACCTGCCTGCGAACATGCTCCGCAGCGCATTCAGACTCGCTTGGCTGATATGTTGGAGCTGTCTCGACTGTTGCCTGATTTTACTCTCTTTTATAACGGTCCGCGTTGTGGAGCTTCTGCTCCGGATCATGCCCATTTCCAGGCAGCTTCTTGGGGCGACATGCCGATTGACCGAGAAACGGATACTCACACCCGGCTTTTATTGGAGAGGAAAGATGCTTCCTTATATGCCTTGCATCTGGGCAGCCGGAATGGTTTTGTCATTCGTTCTTCTTCCATACCGGAAGCCGTCGGCCTGTTTGACAGCCTCTGTTCGTGGCTGCCTGTTCCGGCCGAAGGAGAAGAACCGATGATGAATCTGTTTGCGCATGCAGACGAATCGGGCTGGCGGCTGACGGTGCTTGTCCGCCGATGTCACCGTCCGTGGCAATATACAGCCGCAGAGCCTGGACGTTTTTTATCAAGTCCGGGTGCCGCCGATTTGGGTGGCGTATTCATTACCGTTCGTGAATCTGATTTTCGTCGGGCTGATGCCACGATGATCGACGACATTTATCAGCAGGTCTGTTTTCGTGCGGAAGAGCTGGAAAGGCAAATAGCAGAGAAAATTGGCAAATGA